In Mixta intestinalis, the following are encoded in one genomic region:
- a CDS encoding NAD-dependent epimerase/dehydratase family protein — translation MTIALIGGAGFIGSRLANRLSKAEVSFIILDIKKSQAFPELSRYCNILSIDELREHLVGVTTIINLAAEHKDNVSPVSLYYDVNVEGSKNICKVAEELGIKNIIFTSSVAVYGFVESETDETGTYNPFNHYGISKLQAEIEYNNWIGNDSNKKLVIIRPTVVFGENNRGNVYNLFRQIASGKFLMIGSGNNKKSMAYVENVSAFIEHAVNFQPGHHVINYIDKPDYTMNELTTIITRSLGKKESNIRIPYFIGLLGGYVFDLLSKIMRREFPVSSIRVKKFCARTQFSSKNIGRYDFIPPVSLEKGIADTVKNEFSKF, via the coding sequence ATGACTATAGCACTAATTGGCGGCGCCGGATTCATTGGAAGTCGGCTTGCTAATAGACTCTCGAAGGCGGAAGTATCTTTTATTATACTTGATATTAAAAAAAGTCAAGCATTTCCAGAATTATCGCGATACTGTAATATTTTATCTATTGATGAATTACGGGAACATCTTGTTGGTGTTACGACTATTATTAATCTGGCTGCTGAACATAAAGATAACGTTTCGCCGGTTAGCCTTTATTATGATGTCAATGTTGAAGGTTCCAAAAATATTTGTAAGGTTGCAGAAGAGTTGGGTATAAAAAATATTATATTTACCTCTTCAGTAGCTGTTTATGGTTTTGTTGAAAGTGAAACGGATGAAACTGGCACATACAATCCATTTAACCATTATGGCATATCTAAATTACAGGCAGAAATTGAATATAATAATTGGATTGGCAATGACTCTAACAAAAAGCTAGTTATAATACGTCCAACAGTAGTCTTTGGTGAAAACAACCGTGGTAACGTTTATAACCTTTTTCGACAAATTGCCTCTGGAAAATTTTTAATGATAGGCTCAGGTAACAATAAAAAATCGATGGCTTATGTTGAAAATGTTTCTGCCTTTATTGAACATGCAGTTAACTTTCAACCCGGACATCACGTTATCAATTATATTGACAAACCTGATTACACAATGAATGAGTTGACAACTATCATTACTCGTTCCTTAGGTAAGAAAGAAAGTAATATCAGAATACCTTATTTTATTGGTTTACTCGGTGGATATGTTTTTGATTTGCTATCTAAAATTATGAGACGTGAATTTCCTGTAAGCAGTATACGTGTTAAAAAATTTTGCGCACGCACACAGTTTAGTTCAAAAAATATAGGTCGTTATGATTTTATTCCACCTGTTTCGCTCGAAAAGGGTATCGCAGATACTGTAAAAAATGAATTTTCCAAATTCTGA
- a CDS encoding glycosyltransferase has translation MNKNIQYSVLMSLYYKENPGYLDKCLLSLAEQTILPAQVVIVYDGNISNELNMVVHKWMDQLNIDIIQLNKNVGLGKALNEGLRHCNYDLIGRMDTDDICLPKRFEIQLEAFEKDPMLSIHGGYIAEFNSIIEQQTGLRKVPLDNEDIIRFCRLKNPFNHMTVMFRKKVIEEIGGYRHHLFMEDYNLWIRLLSSGFKGRNVDQVLVYARAGDAMLKRRKGLQYVKSEWQLARLKKDVGLTDNITMVKIFLLRSLPRLLPTSILKLLYTKIRN, from the coding sequence ATGAATAAAAATATACAATATAGTGTGCTTATGTCCTTATATTATAAGGAGAACCCTGGGTACTTAGATAAATGCCTGCTTAGCTTAGCAGAACAAACGATTTTACCCGCACAAGTTGTGATTGTTTATGATGGGAATATCAGTAATGAGTTGAATATGGTAGTCCATAAATGGATGGATCAATTAAATATCGATATTATTCAGCTAAATAAAAATGTGGGGTTAGGAAAGGCACTGAACGAGGGATTAAGGCATTGCAATTATGATTTAATTGGACGTATGGATACCGATGATATTTGCTTACCTAAGCGTTTTGAAATACAGTTAGAAGCTTTCGAGAAAGATCCTATGCTTTCAATTCATGGCGGCTATATTGCTGAATTTAATTCCATCATAGAACAGCAAACAGGATTAAGAAAAGTTCCTTTAGATAATGAAGATATTATTCGTTTTTGTAGATTGAAAAATCCCTTTAATCATATGACAGTTATGTTTCGTAAGAAAGTTATTGAAGAGATAGGTGGATACCGACATCATTTATTTATGGAAGATTATAATTTATGGATCCGTTTATTAAGCTCAGGATTTAAGGGACGAAATGTAGATCAAGTTTTAGTTTATGCCAGGGCAGGGGATGCTATGTTAAAAAGGCGAAAGGGACTTCAGTATGTTAAAAGTGAATGGCAACTTGCAAGGTTAAAAAAGGATGTAGGTTTAACTGACAATATAACTATGGTAAAAATATTTTTACTGCGTAGCTTACCCCGTCTCTTACCTACATCTATATTGAAATTATTATATACTAAAATAAGAAACTAA